One genomic segment of Rhizorhabdus phycosphaerae includes these proteins:
- a CDS encoding EAL domain-containing protein — protein MRRVRGRSVMAMETRSEAEPRHGLFLQGLFPSGDSHDQQSIANRVRMTIDALPVLLLANVVVAAGLAFVRRPELGSGAFWALLLPLLLVLPAGAALVAFGRRSRTGSTHTAHGAVGSPVRMHGFVSLFGLLQGLGWSAWMLGVMGDAGNPNWPVAIVAHGALLIITTLIFAPVPTAALALWLTLSIASVGLFGQFAVLAMLLPLLAVATIALGGISQRSYLASRRWLVNAAAALKASLLLSEFEESGRGWFWETDDRGLISYISPQIAVALGVPVEQLLGTPMTGLVLHETGEGRGGTGDGERTLGFHLSTRLAFAEIAVRAASGHDVRWWSLSGRPAFDEFGTFLGFRGSGTDLTEMRRSEAEVKRLASYDSLTGLPNRILMRRTLDESMRDIAGRPKRAALFMLDLDRFKMVNDTLGHPVGDGLLRQVAERLQRIVHNDGQVGRLGGDEFNVVLPGIVEKNRLATLASAIIQEVSKPYLIEGSHVTIGASVGIAIAPEDGATADALVRNADLALYAAKADGKGVHRFYEPEMHASAKDRRLLEMDLRKVMNESGLHLVYQPVVNADSEAIVCFEALVRWNHPTRGPISPSEFIPVAEEIGLIPQIGEWVLRTACMEAANWPDPVRIAVNISPIQFANPSLPGIVMSALAASQLPPHRLELEITEGVFLNDDAATDAMFARLKAIGVRFALDDFGTGYSSLGYLKKAPFNKIKIDQSFVRGAAVPGNRNAAIIRAIVALADSLEMETTAEGAETPDELALIRSLGCSHIQGYIFGRPMLSDEARARVAGSGKLAMPGLLVTRDPRVAVLRSATVLSAGGPAQGRVRNLSRSGAMIESATAFRPGDQVTLDFGEGRRIAAVVRWADEERFGVAFDEPIELDQFNPQRPMRAAG, from the coding sequence ATGCGGCGGGTACGTGGTAGGTCTGTCATGGCCATGGAGACGAGGAGCGAGGCCGAGCCCCGGCACGGCCTTTTCCTTCAGGGCCTGTTCCCCAGCGGTGATTCGCACGATCAGCAGTCGATCGCGAACCGCGTCCGGATGACGATCGACGCGCTGCCGGTGCTGCTGCTCGCCAATGTCGTGGTCGCGGCGGGCCTCGCTTTCGTGCGGCGACCGGAACTTGGCAGCGGAGCCTTCTGGGCTCTCCTCCTTCCACTCCTGCTGGTGTTGCCAGCCGGTGCCGCGCTCGTCGCTTTCGGCCGTCGCAGCCGCACGGGCTCGACTCACACGGCGCACGGCGCGGTTGGCTCGCCCGTACGGATGCACGGATTCGTTTCCCTGTTCGGACTGCTTCAGGGCCTGGGCTGGTCGGCGTGGATGCTTGGCGTGATGGGTGATGCCGGCAACCCCAACTGGCCCGTCGCGATCGTCGCCCATGGGGCGCTGCTGATCATCACGACGCTGATCTTCGCCCCCGTCCCCACGGCGGCGCTCGCGCTCTGGCTCACCCTCTCGATCGCCAGCGTCGGGCTGTTCGGGCAATTCGCGGTGCTCGCGATGCTGCTCCCGCTGCTGGCTGTGGCGACCATTGCGCTGGGCGGAATCTCGCAGCGCAGCTATCTCGCTTCGCGCCGCTGGCTGGTCAATGCGGCCGCAGCGTTGAAAGCCTCGCTTCTGCTCAGCGAATTCGAGGAAAGCGGTCGCGGCTGGTTCTGGGAAACCGACGACCGCGGCCTGATCAGCTATATCTCTCCCCAGATCGCCGTAGCGCTGGGCGTTCCCGTCGAACAGCTGCTGGGAACCCCCATGACCGGGCTCGTCCTGCACGAGACGGGCGAGGGGCGTGGCGGGACGGGCGACGGGGAGCGCACGCTCGGTTTCCACCTCTCGACCCGCCTGGCCTTTGCCGAGATCGCGGTCCGTGCGGCGAGTGGGCATGACGTCCGCTGGTGGTCGCTTTCGGGGCGGCCGGCGTTCGATGAGTTCGGCACCTTCCTCGGTTTCCGCGGCAGCGGCACCGACCTGACCGAGATGCGCCGCTCCGAGGCCGAGGTGAAGCGCCTCGCAAGCTATGATTCGCTGACGGGCCTGCCCAACCGGATCCTCATGCGGCGCACGCTCGACGAATCGATGCGCGACATCGCTGGTCGGCCGAAGCGTGCGGCGCTGTTCATGCTCGATCTCGATCGCTTCAAAATGGTCAACGACACACTCGGCCATCCGGTTGGCGACGGGCTGTTACGGCAGGTGGCGGAACGGCTGCAGCGGATCGTCCATAATGACGGGCAGGTGGGCAGGCTCGGTGGCGACGAGTTCAATGTCGTCCTGCCCGGCATCGTCGAGAAGAACCGGTTGGCCACCCTCGCTTCTGCGATCATTCAGGAGGTTTCGAAGCCCTATCTGATCGAGGGTTCGCACGTCACCATCGGCGCATCGGTCGGCATCGCGATCGCGCCCGAGGACGGGGCGACCGCGGACGCGCTCGTTCGGAACGCCGATCTCGCGCTGTACGCCGCCAAAGCCGACGGCAAAGGCGTCCATCGCTTCTACGAGCCGGAGATGCACGCAAGCGCCAAGGACCGGCGTCTGCTGGAGATGGACCTTCGCAAGGTGATGAACGAGAGCGGGCTCCATCTCGTCTACCAGCCCGTGGTCAATGCCGACAGTGAGGCTATCGTCTGCTTCGAGGCGCTGGTGCGCTGGAACCACCCCACGCGCGGGCCCATATCGCCGTCCGAGTTCATTCCCGTGGCGGAAGAGATCGGCCTGATCCCCCAGATCGGGGAATGGGTGCTGCGTACCGCCTGCATGGAAGCCGCGAATTGGCCGGACCCGGTTCGCATCGCAGTCAACATCTCGCCGATCCAGTTTGCCAATCCTTCGCTGCCCGGCATCGTCATGTCGGCGCTGGCAGCGTCGCAACTGCCGCCGCATCGGCTGGAGCTCGAAATCACCGAAGGCGTTTTCCTGAACGACGATGCCGCCACCGATGCGATGTTCGCACGCCTCAAGGCGATCGGCGTGCGGTTCGCGCTCGACGATTTCGGGACCGGCTACTCCTCGCTTGGCTATCTGAAGAAGGCGCCGTTCAACAAGATCAAGATCGATCAGAGCTTCGTGCGCGGGGCGGCCGTGCCGGGCAACCGCAACGCCGCCATCATCCGCGCGATCGTCGCGCTGGCCGACAGTCTGGAAATGGAGACCACCGCCGAGGGCGCCGAGACCCCGGACGAGCTTGCATTGATCCGGTCGCTCGGCTGCAGCCACATTCAGGGCTATATCTTCGGTCGGCCGATGCTTTCGGACGAGGCGCGGGCGCGCGTCGCGGGCTCCGGCAAGCTTGCAATGCCGGGTCTGCTGGTGACCCGCGACCCGCGCGTCGCGGTGCTGCGGTCGGCAACCGTGCTCAGCGCTGGCGGGCCAGCCCAGGGCAGGGTGCGAAACCTGTCGCGTTCAGGCGCGATGATCGAAAGTGCAACGGCCTTTCGCCCGGGCGACCAAGTCACGCTCGATTTCGGCGAGGGCCGCCGGATCGCCGCGGTTGTGCGCTGGGCGGACGAGGAGCGCTTCGGCGTCGCATTCGACGAGCCGATCGAACTCGATCAGTTCAACCCACAACGCCCGATGCGGGCTGCGGGCTGA
- a CDS encoding metallophosphoesterase: protein MNTLTARRAEPPRPQIPAGQRVYAVGDVHGRLDLLLPLLAHIRDDSAARADADAHVVLLGDLVDRGPYSAETVEYAISGLPSFATFHILMGNHEEAMLRALDPHEDRATNLWLKFGGYETLASYGMPVALLGEELPPAETLRHYIPERHRQFLDSLPDAIRFGDYVLVHAGIRPGVALEDQNPSDMRWIRQEFLTSKGDHGAFIVHGHSISTEPDLQANRMGIDTGAYRSGTLTALGLEGERRWLIQASVIDGEVQTKLSSLG, encoded by the coding sequence ATGAATACGCTGACGGCGCGGCGTGCCGAGCCGCCACGCCCGCAGATTCCCGCCGGACAGCGCGTCTATGCTGTCGGCGACGTCCATGGACGTCTCGACCTCTTGTTGCCGCTGCTCGCACATATCCGCGACGACAGCGCCGCGCGCGCCGATGCCGACGCCCATGTGGTGCTGCTCGGCGATCTCGTCGATCGCGGGCCTTATTCGGCGGAAACGGTCGAATATGCGATCAGCGGCCTGCCGAGCTTCGCCACCTTCCACATTCTCATGGGCAATCATGAGGAAGCGATGCTGCGCGCGCTCGACCCGCATGAGGATAGGGCCACGAATCTCTGGCTCAAATTCGGCGGCTACGAGACGCTTGCGAGCTACGGCATGCCGGTTGCCCTGTTGGGAGAGGAACTGCCCCCGGCAGAAACGCTTCGCCACTATATACCCGAGCGGCATCGCCAGTTTCTCGACAGCCTGCCCGACGCGATTCGCTTCGGCGACTATGTGCTGGTCCATGCCGGCATCCGCCCGGGCGTCGCGCTGGAGGACCAGAATCCTTCGGACATGCGATGGATCCGCCAGGAATTCCTGACCAGCAAGGGTGATCATGGGGCCTTCATCGTCCATGGCCATTCGATCTCGACCGAGCCGGACCTTCAGGCAAACCGCATGGGCATAGACACCGGCGCCTATCGTAGCGGCACGCTCACCGCGCTTGGCCTCGAAGGGGAGCGTCGCTGGCTGATCCAGGCCAGCGTGATCGACGGTGAGGTTCAAACGAAATTAAGCAGCTTGGGCTAA
- a CDS encoding SAM-dependent methyltransferase, whose translation MRWRQPRSPPCCSSISFKIQPPKRADMGGATEFGNGRHRCRKAALWLSILLSSKDAQSPFTSIRLNSVLRIGIEPPSTMTINAPIPARLASQHDKSKVHALIVRAIRWWRDRRSGSRRDEPAVILQPFSFWPGQASALSGEGGSQPSIVPGYAFHTDYVPSTGGRLSFTVRLHGLTGTRGTLMINVNGLGATAEPIAPKTMSVSIDKLVSAGGEVEISKLGLYGHSYALMGTLTDDSDARAERIEISLTGGDSSDALRTRFEAARREFLAEPGRGPLRKLVVRQRATLESPISQMCTAAQMAEPIYAQWCERMGNVPTRHRKQWEFVFILRALEYYGALRAGAKGLGFGVGIEPLSSIFAAAGCQVVATDLAADDDRARAWSDTDQLGANLRQIHNPQLCDEQTFFDLVTYRAVDMNAIPADLVDFDFTWSSCAYEHLGSIEAGLAFFENSIKCLKPGGLAVHTTELNLSSNDATLDKGGTVIFRRRDFEELATRLTAAGHEVIPITFDSGDDELDRVIDLPPYASDPHLKLQLMRWVATSFGMIVRKKS comes from the coding sequence ATGCGCTGGCGCCAGCCCCGATCACCACCCTGCTGTTCTTCCATATCGTTCAAAATTCAGCCTCCGAAGCGCGCAGATATGGGCGGGGCCACGGAATTTGGCAATGGAAGGCACCGATGCCGCAAAGCTGCGTTGTGGCTTTCCATCCTCCTCTCTTCAAAGGATGCGCAATCGCCGTTCACATCTATCAGGTTGAATAGCGTCCTGCGTATCGGCATAGAGCCCCCCTCAACCATGACGATAAACGCACCCATTCCAGCTCGCCTCGCCTCCCAGCACGACAAATCGAAGGTCCATGCCTTGATCGTTCGGGCGATCAGGTGGTGGCGCGATCGGCGCAGCGGAAGCCGGCGCGACGAACCGGCCGTGATTCTTCAGCCATTCTCGTTCTGGCCTGGTCAAGCCAGCGCATTGTCGGGAGAGGGCGGAAGCCAGCCGAGCATCGTACCCGGCTATGCCTTCCATACGGACTATGTGCCGTCGACAGGCGGGCGATTGAGCTTCACGGTTCGGCTCCACGGCCTGACGGGCACGCGGGGCACGCTCATGATCAACGTCAACGGCCTCGGCGCTACCGCCGAGCCCATCGCGCCAAAGACGATGTCGGTTTCGATCGACAAGTTGGTTTCCGCTGGCGGCGAGGTCGAGATATCCAAGCTCGGCTTATACGGCCATAGCTACGCTCTGATGGGCACGCTCACCGACGACTCGGACGCACGGGCCGAGCGGATCGAGATCAGCCTGACCGGCGGCGATAGTTCCGACGCCCTGCGCACCCGCTTCGAGGCAGCCAGGCGCGAGTTCCTTGCCGAGCCCGGGCGCGGCCCACTTCGCAAGCTGGTGGTCCGACAGCGTGCAACGCTGGAAAGCCCGATCTCGCAGATGTGCACGGCGGCGCAGATGGCGGAGCCCATATACGCACAATGGTGCGAGCGTATGGGAAATGTTCCCACGCGCCACCGCAAGCAGTGGGAATTCGTGTTCATCCTGCGCGCCCTCGAATATTATGGCGCGCTGCGCGCAGGAGCGAAAGGCCTGGGCTTCGGCGTAGGAATCGAGCCGCTCTCGTCAATATTCGCAGCGGCGGGATGCCAGGTGGTCGCGACCGATCTTGCCGCCGATGACGACCGCGCTCGTGCCTGGAGCGACACCGACCAACTCGGCGCAAATCTGCGGCAGATCCACAATCCGCAGCTGTGTGACGAACAGACTTTCTTCGACCTGGTAACCTACCGCGCAGTCGACATGAACGCGATTCCGGCGGATCTGGTCGACTTCGATTTTACCTGGTCGTCCTGCGCCTATGAGCATCTCGGCTCGATCGAGGCGGGGCTCGCCTTTTTCGAAAACTCCATCAAATGCCTGAAGCCCGGCGGGCTGGCGGTCCATACGACCGAGCTCAACCTCAGCTCGAACGATGCTACGCTGGACAAGGGCGGAACCGTGATCTTCCGCCGCCGCGACTTCGAGGAACTGGCCACACGGCTCACGGCGGCAGGACATGAGGTGATCCCCATCACCTTCGACAGTGGCGACGACGAACTGGATCGGGTGATCGACCTTCCCCCTTATGCGAGCGATCCTCATCTGAAGCTGCAGCTGATGCGCTGGGTCGCGACCTCCTTCGGCATGATCGTCCGAAAAAAATCCTGA